From Microcoleus sp. AS-A8:
GTTCCTAGGAGCCGTTCAACCATGGTTTTGACAGCCCTAGAGGTGCAGATGACAGCATCCCAAGGCTGGATAGGGGCGATAAGCAGGTTCCCAATACCCTCCATTGCCCCTTTACTCGCCAGGGTATGGGTGACGCCGCAGAGGCTGTATGCCTGTTGGTTGGCAAACCGCCGTTGCCAAGCCAGTTCGTTAATCAGGGGGTCGGGTCTGTAGAGAGTACCCGCTTCTGCCAGAGCTAAGGGATTACCTGCGGGAAGCCAGCGAATTTGGCGAGAGTTCGATAGCCAAGGGCGAACCTGTTGAGAAAATGCTTCAAATCCTGCCTTGTCCTTGGTCGAACAATACAGAGATTCTGCCTTGCCATGACGCGCTAACGCTTTGAGGAATCCCTCACCTGCGGCTTGACGACCCATTAAGCGCTGACCTTGAGTCTCGAATCCGTCTGGCTGATAAAGAATCGCGGCTGTTTTCATTGTTCAGTAATTTCCTGTATCCACTGCAAGTGTTGTGGTAATAATTGAGCCAAATCGTAACGCTCTAAAATGGTTTCCCTCGCTTGATGGCGAATGGATACCATCTGCGTCGGATTGTCAAGAGCATATTCGATGCGATCGCAAATGGCTTGGGTATCGAAAAAATCGACCAACAGACCATTGACACCGTCCTGAATCATCTCAGTTACGGGCGCTGTATGAGAAGCCACCACCAAACAACCGGTGGATAGTGCTTCTAGCATTGACCAGGACAAAACGAACGGGCGGGTAAGGTAAAGATGGACGGAACTTGCTTGGAGAACTTGCAAGTATTCCGGGTAAGGGAGCAAACCGGTAAAGTGGACTCGGTTGAGGTCGAGGGGCACTTTTTCCAGCATTACATCCTTGTAGGTTTTGCCGTCGGGCAGCGTCCTGCCATAAGCTACGCGGTTTTCTCCGACAATCACAACATGACACTGAGGGCGTCGCTTTTGCAGCAATGCTACAGTCTCAATTAATTGCGGAAAGCCTCGATAGGGTTCCATTCCCCGCGCCACATAGGTCACGATTTCAGGAACTTCTCGCAAGTCTAGATTGATGCGGGGTAGGAATAACTTCGCGCCTGGTTGGGGCTGGAAGAATTGAGTATCCACGCCATCATGGTGAACCTTAATTTTGTTGTGATATTCCGGTGGGAATTGCTGTTGTTGCCAATAGGTGGGAGCCAGTCCGCGATCGCAACTATAGAGATCGATTAATATGGGTGCATTCTTGATGCGAATACGAGCTTCATCGTCAGCCGTCAGGGGTTCACTGGGGTCAAAGTCGGCATCTGAACCGTGAGCATGATAAAACCATTCAAAGTAGCAAAGAAGCTTAGCTTTGGGAAAGATATCTTTTATAAATAAACTTGGCCCCCAACCGGAATGAGCATAAACCACATCTGGGATAAAGCTTTGAGCCTTGAGTTGGTCAGCGAGACGATAAACGGCTTGACCCTGAAGCACCGCATTTTCCAAAGTTCGCACATAGTGATGAGTTTGGGGGTGAGCTTCGCGCGAGGGGGTATAGATAGCTTTATAGACTCCGGGGAGCGTTCCTTCCTTGCGAGTCGTGCCGAAGACAACTTTATGTTTGGAGTCTTGAGCTAAGGCGACAGCGAGGTGCCGAAACTGGGCTGGAAAGTTGGAGTGTAAAAATAAAATACGCATAGAGCCAGCATTGTCTCAATGGAGTAGAAGAACCTTTAACGTCGGGACGGGGGTTGGGAGTTGGCTTGTGCAGCTATAGGAGTTATCAGCTTGGGGTTGGCGATTTATGCAAGTATTTTAATGAAGAAATGGCGATCTGCTGAAAGTTGCCGCACTGGGTTACGCCTCGCCTTGTTAACGCGAGCGCTTTTGGGTTGTGGCAATAGTCTTTGCAACGAAGTTCCCCAAGGCTCTGTTGAAGTTGGGTTAAAGTATACCAAATAGCACAACCTATTTAGGGGCCGTTCTTCTAAGTTTCAGAAGCAACTGCTCATGACTATCAGGACATCAAATGACTGTTAGCAAAAACCAATTCTATATCTTAAGAGAAGATTATTTAGAGGGAGAGCAAGTCAGCCCGATCAAGCATGAGTATAGACGTGGACAAGTTTATGCAAGGGTTGGGGCAAAGAAGCCTCATATTATTATTATTGCGAGTAACTTAATAAAGCTATTATGTAATCACCTCAATAATAGCCCTTGCCTTGTTCTCAGTTCGGATATTAAAGCCAGGATTGGGGAAGCGGATTGCTATCGAGCAGATTATTTGGCTTTGGGCAATTCATGACGATGAATAAAATTAATGAGAGTCCATGAAAATGTATACATCTCACCTTTATGAAACAGATTTTTATGGCTGGACTCAAGAGCAGGTGACGCTGCTCAAAGCTCAGCAGTGGGATCGATTAGACACGATCAATCTGATTGAGGAAATTGAATCTTTGGGCAGAAAAGAGCGACAAGAACTGAGAAATCGACTAGGAGTGTTGTTAGGACACCTCCTGAAGTGGCAATTTCAATCTGACAAACGCAGCAATAGTTGGTTGGGTACAATTCGAGAACAACGGGTTCAGATCAGGTTGCTTTTGCAGGATAGCCCTAGTTTGAAGTCTTATCTAGATGAGGTTTTTCTTGCTGCTTACGAGCTAGGCTTAGCTTTGGCAATTCGAGAGACTCAGTTGGACGAACAGGTTTTTCCAGAAGAATGCCCCTACACTTCAGAACAAGTGATGAATCCTGAGTTCCTACCAGAGCCGAATCAGATGGATGGTTAAGGGGAGCGATCGCTCTTTGGTTGTGCCAACGGCATCTGAAACTAAGTTTCGCAATGCTCTGTTGAAGTTGGCTTACAGTCTACCGTAGTAGGAAGGTAGAGGGAGTTATTAATCTGAGTTCTATGTTAAAGAAACTAACTCTACTGATGCTTGTACCTAATAGTCAGTAAGCACCAGCTCATATCACTTTAATCTCTATAGAGGATTTATGACAGGAGATAACTTCAACCCGTTAGCGAAGGTAATCACGACAATCGCTAGTGCGGCAGCTACTCCCATAAAAAATAAGCTTGAGCGTAATGAGACAGTAATTAAATTATTAGAGAAAGTTGGTCTTGACCCAGAGCATCCACCTGCTGACTTTTCTGGTGTCTATGCTTATACTCTCGTAAAGTACGGGGTGGGAAAACCACGGCAAATTCTGGAATT
This genomic window contains:
- a CDS encoding glycosyltransferase family 4 protein, yielding MRILFLHSNFPAQFRHLAVALAQDSKHKVVFGTTRKEGTLPGVYKAIYTPSREAHPQTHHYVRTLENAVLQGQAVYRLADQLKAQSFIPDVVYAHSGWGPSLFIKDIFPKAKLLCYFEWFYHAHGSDADFDPSEPLTADDEARIRIKNAPILIDLYSCDRGLAPTYWQQQQFPPEYHNKIKVHHDGVDTQFFQPQPGAKLFLPRINLDLREVPEIVTYVARGMEPYRGFPQLIETVALLQKRRPQCHVVIVGENRVAYGRTLPDGKTYKDVMLEKVPLDLNRVHFTGLLPYPEYLQVLQASSVHLYLTRPFVLSWSMLEALSTGCLVVASHTAPVTEMIQDGVNGLLVDFFDTQAICDRIEYALDNPTQMVSIRHQARETILERYDLAQLLPQHLQWIQEITEQ
- a CDS encoding Uma2 family endonuclease, translated to MTVSKNQFYILREDYLEGEQVSPIKHEYRRGQVYARVGAKKPHIIIIASNLIKLLCNHLNNSPCLVLSSDIKARIGEADCYRADYLALGNS
- a CDS encoding DUF29 domain-containing protein; protein product: MYTSHLYETDFYGWTQEQVTLLKAQQWDRLDTINLIEEIESLGRKERQELRNRLGVLLGHLLKWQFQSDKRSNSWLGTIREQRVQIRLLLQDSPSLKSYLDEVFLAAYELGLALAIRETQLDEQVFPEECPYTSEQVMNPEFLPEPNQMDG